Proteins encoded by one window of Cuniculiplasma divulgatum:
- a CDS encoding long-chain-fatty-acid--CoA ligase: MAYVKYELTLGNLLKSSTVRNPGQEIVDSEFGRTTFSKFGTDVTSLAKGLVKIGVEPGDKIGILDWDTINFLKSFYAVPMTGAILHTVNIRYPTELIYYTIQHAEDSYLILRDEIAKMFVEYKELFGFVKGWIIYRTSKEEINLPFNNVINFEDLLNSDENTPLPYISEDDTATLFYTSGTTGMPKGVSFTHRDIVLHAFSIANTVSDYPISLGSGDTLMPLVPMFHVHAWGLPQLFLLKGLKYVLPGRYNPEKILELMKSEKVSTTAMVPSILYMLLAAKNSSNILPSLNLRCIIGGGALTMELKNRAKSFNVTSIGAYGLSETAPLVSFSTLNSETWDLDDEEREKYEIKAGIPAPFVEIKILQSKSDVGTEVKKKFGEILVRSPYVAKEYYKDAEATKKLWAEGWLHTGDLGYIDEKGYLCIVDREKDAVKSGGEFIPTLILEDVVSLYDGIDRVAIIGKKDEKWGERPVAFYTSNNTIKKEEVDEFLKRFVEERRIEKFWMPDEYVKVDSFDMTSTGKVDKKKLREKYYS; the protein is encoded by the coding sequence ATGGCTTACGTAAAATATGAACTAACACTTGGAAATTTATTAAAAAGTAGTACAGTTAGAAATCCAGGTCAAGAAATAGTAGATTCAGAATTTGGAAGGACAACATTCAGTAAATTTGGCACCGATGTAACTTCTCTGGCAAAGGGATTGGTTAAAATTGGAGTTGAACCTGGGGACAAAATAGGAATTCTTGACTGGGATACGATTAATTTCTTGAAGTCTTTTTATGCTGTTCCAATGACTGGTGCCATATTGCACACAGTTAATATAAGATACCCAACAGAGCTTATATATTACACCATTCAGCATGCTGAAGACTCGTACTTGATACTGAGAGATGAGATAGCCAAGATGTTTGTTGAATACAAAGAACTCTTTGGTTTTGTTAAAGGATGGATCATTTATAGGACTTCTAAGGAAGAAATTAACTTACCATTTAATAACGTGATAAATTTCGAAGACCTTTTAAATTCAGATGAAAATACACCTCTCCCTTATATATCAGAAGACGACACTGCAACACTTTTCTATACATCTGGAACTACTGGAATGCCGAAAGGTGTTTCTTTTACCCATAGGGATATTGTGCTTCATGCATTTTCGATTGCTAATACTGTGTCTGATTACCCTATATCCCTTGGGTCAGGTGATACTTTAATGCCTCTTGTTCCAATGTTTCACGTTCACGCATGGGGTCTTCCTCAACTTTTCCTTCTTAAAGGTCTTAAATATGTACTTCCTGGTAGATATAATCCAGAAAAGATACTTGAACTTATGAAGAGTGAAAAGGTCAGTACAACTGCAATGGTTCCATCCATACTATATATGTTGTTGGCTGCGAAAAATTCCAGTAATATACTGCCATCACTTAACCTGAGATGTATAATTGGAGGTGGGGCTTTAACCATGGAACTGAAAAACAGAGCCAAATCGTTTAATGTTACGAGCATTGGAGCTTATGGTCTATCTGAAACAGCACCTCTCGTTTCGTTCTCCACGCTCAATAGTGAGACCTGGGATCTTGATGATGAAGAAAGAGAAAAGTATGAGATTAAGGCAGGAATTCCAGCCCCCTTTGTCGAAATTAAAATATTACAGTCAAAATCAGATGTAGGTACTGAAGTAAAGAAGAAATTTGGCGAAATCCTCGTAAGGTCTCCATATGTTGCAAAAGAATATTATAAAGATGCCGAGGCTACAAAAAAGTTATGGGCTGAAGGGTGGCTTCATACAGGTGATCTTGGTTATATCGATGAAAAAGGATACCTTTGTATAGTGGATAGGGAAAAAGATGCTGTTAAATCAGGTGGTGAATTCATTCCGACTTTGATACTAGAAGATGTAGTGAGTTTGTATGATGGCATTGACAGAGTAGCTATCATCGGTAAGAAAGATGAGAAGTGGGGGGAAAGACCTGTTGCTTTCTACACTTCAAATAATACAATTAAAAAAGAGGAAGTGGATGAATTCCTGAAAAGGTTTGTAGAAGAAAGGAGAATTGAAAAATTCTGGATGCCAGACGAATATGTGAAAGTTGATTCCTTCGATATGACTTCCACAGGGAAAGTCGATAAAAAGAAATTGAGAGAGAAGTATTACAGTTAG
- a CDS encoding carbohydrate ABC transporter permease: MENENRMDKNKSKGSNVTKEDFLSRRNVFKRSAKRNIFYLIFAIPALAYVIGLAIIPAITVVYDSFIGKHGFTIANYLALPSYGLYGAIINTLLVSVGALMIQLFIALAIAMVLIKPFKGKKAFSTLVIIPLGISTVVSAFVFSIIFQAVGGYANSALVSIGLKPVDWFNTNSSSLGVVMFSDFWKNTPLVALILYGGLSSLPPTLYEAASVDGAGAVSRFIHITLPNIAPIMSIALLVRGVSEFNIFALPLVIIGYHPLIMNTLIFENYSSLQTRNISYAAATILLAIIMVYSVIVVRLGGAKDHVR, from the coding sequence ATGGAAAATGAAAATCGTATGGATAAGAACAAATCTAAAGGCAGTAACGTAACTAAAGAAGACTTTCTTTCGAGACGAAATGTTTTCAAGAGGTCAGCAAAAAGGAATATATTCTATCTTATTTTTGCCATCCCCGCATTAGCTTATGTAATAGGTTTGGCAATAATTCCAGCCATAACTGTGGTCTACGATAGTTTTATAGGAAAGCACGGTTTTACCATAGCAAATTATTTAGCCTTGCCCAGTTATGGACTATATGGTGCTATAATTAATACTTTGCTTGTTAGCGTAGGGGCTCTTATGATTCAGCTTTTTATAGCGCTGGCAATTGCAATGGTACTGATAAAGCCATTCAAAGGTAAGAAAGCGTTTTCTACACTAGTTATTATTCCACTAGGTATATCCACTGTAGTCAGTGCCTTTGTGTTTTCTATAATATTTCAGGCTGTTGGGGGATATGCAAACTCGGCTCTTGTTTCAATCGGATTAAAACCTGTGGACTGGTTTAATACAAACAGTTCTTCACTTGGTGTTGTAATGTTTTCTGATTTCTGGAAGAATACACCTCTGGTTGCATTAATTCTTTACGGAGGTTTGTCCTCTTTACCTCCTACATTATATGAGGCAGCATCAGTGGATGGGGCTGGTGCAGTTAGTCGATTTATACACATTACCCTCCCAAACATTGCACCAATAATGTCAATTGCACTTCTCGTTAGGGGTGTAAGTGAATTTAATATTTTCGCATTGCCGCTGGTAATTATAGGGTATCATCCACTTATAATGAATACCCTAATCTTCGAAAATTACTCTTCGCTTCAGACAAGGAATATTTCTTACGCGGCAGCAACGATTCTACTTGCTATCATAATGGTGTATTCTGTCATAGTGGTAAGACTTGGAGGTGC
- a CDS encoding APC family permease, whose product MDSSEKVTKKIARKPRLKKELGFYELLVIGIAGSLGNGALFGTIDMVAGAGPSAILAFVFGAFIYLMVAFTYVELSKVYPEAGGPTRYSIYTHGRWTNLINSMADILWYLFIPPIEVVAIIIGSGFFLPGVFVTNLGYPTIDGGLLGVALLLTFIPINYFGIKQFGKTSNWIGLVKLVFYLAMVIGLIGFVFDAKNLFKYGFFTTHTPIISFLSIMPLAMYDFGATRVIPDLAEETKHKSDVTKAMIFTVVIESLIYIGVAFAIILGFHWSSFGIKPGDFGALTSAHALVGLNPFFVFTKRSGFYWIFIAALVTGFMAPYVTGYIYAGSGARVMMAIGRSGFINKKLKSINLKHSIPLVALITFTMIGAIIVFLSAPVPSIYSFIDDASAAGYLGLAVTPIALMVSRRQGVTKEEDKFKGMWLIAPLSVGLSSLIPFWAGWPSEPYAVFLMFIGCALIGIISKVKIGAKNAIWYVVYILFLTIMTLIGSDGFTGTITSLNFSSIGIHYTFSLTLPSSWGTLIPFDYATLIIFIVAMAVFYPWGVLSGFKKQFDHPEFTRPVLDDLRIGNVEMVKNSETVEE is encoded by the coding sequence ATGGATTCTTCAGAAAAAGTAACAAAAAAAATAGCTAGAAAACCTCGATTAAAGAAAGAGCTAGGGTTCTATGAACTTTTGGTTATCGGAATAGCTGGATCTCTTGGAAATGGTGCTCTTTTTGGAACAATTGATATGGTTGCTGGAGCAGGGCCAAGTGCGATTTTGGCATTTGTATTCGGAGCTTTTATTTACTTAATGGTCGCGTTTACATACGTGGAGCTTAGCAAGGTCTACCCAGAAGCTGGTGGTCCAACGAGGTACAGTATCTATACCCATGGAAGATGGACTAATTTAATAAATTCAATGGCAGATATACTCTGGTATTTATTTATTCCGCCAATAGAAGTAGTTGCGATAATTATAGGTTCTGGGTTTTTTCTGCCCGGAGTTTTTGTGACAAATCTTGGATACCCAACAATTGATGGAGGACTTCTAGGTGTAGCCCTTCTTCTTACTTTTATTCCAATCAACTACTTTGGAATTAAGCAGTTTGGAAAAACAAGTAACTGGATCGGTTTGGTAAAACTGGTATTTTACTTAGCCATGGTGATAGGCCTAATTGGATTCGTTTTTGATGCTAAGAATTTATTTAAATATGGATTTTTCACCACACACACTCCTATCATTTCATTTCTATCGATCATGCCACTGGCTATGTATGACTTTGGTGCAACCAGGGTTATACCAGATCTTGCAGAGGAAACGAAGCATAAGAGTGATGTAACAAAGGCTATGATTTTTACAGTTGTTATAGAATCTCTTATCTATATTGGGGTGGCCTTTGCTATAATACTTGGATTCCACTGGAGTTCATTTGGTATTAAGCCTGGAGATTTTGGTGCATTGACCAGTGCGCATGCTCTCGTTGGGTTAAATCCATTCTTTGTGTTTACAAAAAGGTCCGGATTTTACTGGATTTTCATAGCTGCTTTAGTTACAGGATTCATGGCTCCATATGTAACAGGATACATTTACGCAGGAAGTGGCGCAAGGGTAATGATGGCTATTGGGAGATCTGGATTTATTAATAAGAAATTAAAGTCTATAAATTTAAAACATTCTATACCTCTAGTAGCACTTATCACATTCACAATGATAGGAGCTATTATTGTTTTCCTATCTGCTCCTGTCCCATCTATATACAGTTTTATAGACGACGCATCAGCTGCTGGATACCTAGGACTAGCGGTTACTCCAATAGCATTAATGGTATCAAGAAGACAGGGAGTAACTAAAGAAGAAGATAAATTTAAAGGAATGTGGTTAATTGCACCACTTTCAGTCGGTTTAAGTTCTTTGATTCCCTTTTGGGCAGGATGGCCTTCTGAGCCTTATGCAGTTTTCTTGATGTTTATAGGTTGTGCACTAATAGGAATTATTTCTAAGGTCAAGATTGGGGCAAAAAACGCCATATGGTATGTAGTTTATATTCTATTCCTTACTATTATGACACTAATAGGTAGTGATGGCTTTACTGGTACAATCACTTCACTGAACTTCTCCTCCATCGGAATCCATTACACTTTCTCTCTTACTCTTCCATCATCATGGGGAACATTAATTCCATTTGATTATGCAACTCTGATTATATTCATTGTAGCAATGGCAGTCTTTTACCCATGGGGAGTGCTTTCAGGGTTTAAGAAACAGTTCGATCATCCTGAGTTTACAAGACCTGTTCTTGATGATCTACGAATAGGGAATGTTGAAATGGTAAAGAATTCAGAGACAGTAGAAGAGTAA
- a CDS encoding cell division protein FtsZ, with protein sequence MISGNPSIDEEEENYGTSKEKLTELVEENKLRIKIFGMGGAGSNTIKRMVNRSFNSPYCEISFAAANTDASHLSKIGVKEKIVLGKQLTKGRGAGADPQVGNAAARESQTEIEKSLDRVKIAIIVTGLGGGTGTGSSPFLAMKAKERNSIVIGIASLPMASEGKKRMENARKGESELIQFCDSLILFENDRIRKYAPRELFNVALEFADSIMMNAIEGLIESVSKSATVNTELSDLEKILELGGLGIFGVGISDSSPEQRVMEACESALNSPFNSSEISQARGLLLSISGDDTLTVEEREKAMKFMKDKVSPGANIIVRQETDNTFKGKVKIIFFATGIIPEGEEFHIRKDKHEIS encoded by the coding sequence ATGATTTCTGGGAATCCCAGCATTGATGAAGAAGAGGAGAATTACGGTACTTCAAAGGAAAAACTCACAGAACTTGTTGAGGAGAATAAATTAAGGATAAAGATCTTTGGAATGGGCGGGGCAGGCTCTAACACTATCAAGAGAATGGTAAATAGAAGTTTTAACTCACCATATTGCGAAATCTCATTTGCGGCAGCAAATACAGATGCATCACATCTCAGTAAGATTGGAGTGAAAGAGAAGATTGTGCTTGGAAAACAACTCACAAAGGGAAGAGGGGCTGGAGCCGACCCTCAGGTTGGTAATGCTGCAGCCAGAGAGTCTCAAACAGAGATTGAAAAAAGCCTGGACAGGGTTAAAATCGCGATCATTGTAACTGGACTTGGTGGCGGGACTGGAACGGGTTCCTCACCCTTTCTTGCGATGAAGGCAAAGGAAAGAAATTCCATAGTTATAGGTATAGCTTCCCTCCCAATGGCAAGCGAGGGGAAAAAACGTATGGAGAATGCCAGAAAAGGAGAATCAGAACTGATTCAATTCTGCGATTCCCTTATCCTCTTCGAGAATGACCGGATAAGAAAATATGCACCAAGGGAGCTGTTCAACGTTGCCCTTGAATTTGCTGATTCCATCATGATGAATGCAATTGAAGGATTGATTGAAAGCGTTTCAAAGAGTGCAACTGTGAATACAGAGCTTTCAGATCTTGAAAAAATTCTTGAACTTGGTGGGCTTGGTATATTTGGAGTGGGGATTTCTGATTCGTCACCTGAGCAGAGGGTAATGGAAGCCTGCGAATCTGCATTAAATTCTCCATTTAACTCTTCAGAGATTTCCCAGGCGAGGGGTCTCCTTCTAAGCATTTCCGGAGATGATACCTTAACCGTGGAAGAAAGGGAAAAAGCAATGAAATTCATGAAGGACAAAGTATCACCGGGTGCAAACATTATTGTCAGACAGGAAACCGATAATACATTTAAAGGAAAGGTAAAGATCATATTCTTTGCGACCGGAATTATACCTGAAGGAGAGGAGTTTCATATAAGAAAAGACAAACATGAAATTTCATAA